The following coding sequences are from one Lolium rigidum isolate FL_2022 chromosome 6, APGP_CSIRO_Lrig_0.1, whole genome shotgun sequence window:
- the LOC124667333 gene encoding protein XRI1-like, with the protein MDFAGGIGGDQSEMWEWQSPEFDLQKDLVPAPSSSLWAETNSSVIDSWSMFDEQTPIKECTDIDLPFCDIGDITIKDFDEGKETLQAKRRRMLQFCPENVEMECPMTDGLLESLQVDLDFSSDEHLLLADGTEELPEEWLVDCSQDSVPSCPPAEMNSPPSASVQTNISALQISLVEEQSNKIVKKPAQSRPTPLKAGRNILRARKQKATVAYPFELIKPCGFRGDTTLRDINQKIHAPPPYRIRHKYDNEPVSYQASAISGKPVVHKTKIHTEGGKGSITITRTRG; encoded by the exons ATGGATTTCGCCGGAGGCATTGGTGGCGATcagag TGAGATGTGGGAATGGCAGAGTCCAGAGTTTGATCTGCAGAAGGATTTGGTACCAG CTCCATCTAGCTCCTTGTGGGCTGAAACAAACAGCAGTGTGATTGATTCTTGGAGCATGTTCGATGAGCAAACTCCAATAAAAGAATGTACAGACATAGATTTGCCCTTCTGTGATATAGGAG ATATTACTATCAAGGACTTCGATGAAGGGAAGGAAACCTTACAAGCTAAAAGAAGACGTATGCTGCAGTTCTGTCCAGAAAATGTTGAG ATGGAGTGTCCGATGACAGATGGGCTGTTAGAAAGCCTGCAAGTGGATTTGGATTTCTCTA GTGATGAGCATTTGTTACTTGCTGATGGGACAGAGGAACTACCTGAAGAATGGCTGGTGGATTGCTCGCAAGACAGTGTACCTAGTTGCCCTCCTGCAGAAAT GAATAGTCCTCCTAGTGCGTCTGTGCAAACCAATATCTCCG CTCTCCAGATTTCTTTAGTCGAGGAGCAGTCTAACAAAATTGTGAAGAAACCTGCGCAATCTCGACCTACACCTCTGAAAG CTGGAAGAAACATTCTGAGAGCAAGGAAGCAGAAAGCAACGGTGGCGTACCCTTTCGAGCTGATCAAGCCATGCGGTTTCCGCGGCgacaccactctgagggatataaaCCAGAAAATCCATGCACCGCCTCCGTACAGGATCAGGCACAAGTACGACAACGAGCCAGTCTCGTACCAGGCCTCGGCCATCTCCGGGAAACCCGTGGTGCACAAGACGAAGATCCACACCGAGGGGGGAAAGGGCAGCATCACCATCACAAGAACGAGAGGCTAA